The Synechococcus sp. MU1617 genome window below encodes:
- a CDS encoding trypsin-like peptidase domain-containing protein: protein MPNAQHWLAIALAGSALSGCSLVRDQLGLTPKPPMTAPPVVHDQPRSAPLQPGENVIVKAVDRVGPAVVRIDVVKEISNPFGGIFGMGPSSQRQQGQGSGFITRASGLIFTNEHVVRGADQVAVTLPDGRSFKGKVLGTDPLTDVAVVKVVADNLPVAALGNSDQLKPGEWAIAIGNPFGLNNTVTAGIISAVGRLNAIGDGQRVPYIQTDAAVNPGNSGGPLINATGQVIGINTAIRTAPGGGLSFAVPINLAKRIAQQIVSTGQASHPFIGVQLMNLTPQLAREINATNSACTVPELNGVLVKDVVKGTPAAAAGIRQCDLILKVENNPVQTPTEVQLAVDRGQVGEPMQLTLQRNGEELTVQVRPRELPRNN from the coding sequence ATGCCCAACGCCCAGCATTGGCTCGCCATCGCCCTGGCCGGAAGCGCACTCTCCGGTTGCAGCCTGGTGAGAGACCAGCTGGGCCTGACGCCCAAGCCACCGATGACAGCGCCGCCGGTGGTGCACGATCAGCCCCGCAGTGCTCCGCTGCAGCCTGGGGAAAACGTGATCGTGAAGGCGGTGGATCGTGTCGGACCGGCAGTGGTGCGCATCGATGTGGTGAAGGAGATCTCGAATCCCTTCGGAGGGATTTTCGGCATGGGTCCCTCCAGCCAGCGACAGCAGGGCCAAGGCTCCGGCTTCATCACCCGGGCCAGCGGGCTGATCTTCACCAATGAGCATGTGGTCCGTGGTGCGGATCAGGTGGCGGTGACCCTTCCGGACGGACGCAGTTTCAAGGGCAAGGTTCTCGGCACCGACCCCCTCACCGACGTGGCGGTGGTGAAAGTAGTGGCCGACAACCTGCCAGTGGCGGCCCTGGGTAATTCCGACCAGCTCAAGCCGGGGGAATGGGCCATTGCAATCGGCAACCCCTTCGGCCTGAACAACACCGTGACCGCAGGCATCATCAGCGCCGTTGGCCGCCTGAATGCGATCGGTGACGGCCAACGGGTTCCCTACATCCAGACTGATGCAGCGGTGAACCCCGGCAACAGCGGCGGCCCCCTGATCAATGCCACCGGTCAGGTGATCGGCATCAACACTGCAATCCGTACTGCGCCCGGTGGCGGCTTGAGTTTTGCGGTTCCGATCAACCTGGCCAAGCGGATCGCACAACAGATCGTCAGCACCGGTCAGGCCTCCCATCCCTTCATCGGCGTGCAGCTGATGAACCTCACGCCGCAGCTGGCGCGAGAAATCAATGCCACCAACAGCGCCTGCACGGTTCCCGAGCTGAATGGCGTTTTGGTCAAAGATGTGGTCAAGGGCACGCCGGCCGCTGCTGCAGGCATCCGCCAGTGCGATCTGATTCTCAAGGTGGAGAACAACCCCGTTCAAACACCCACCGAAGTGCAACTCGCCGTTGACCGCGGCCAGGTGGGGGAACCAATGCAGCTCACCCTCCAGCGCAACGGAGAGGAGCTGACCGTGCAGGTGCGCCCGCGAGAACTGCCTCGCAATAACTGA
- a CDS encoding TIGR04282 family arsenosugar biosynthesis glycosyltransferase: MVQIVVMARWPSPGRCKRRLSRDLNNELGLSNSSERATRIQRRLTQHTAAVVRGLAGAMEIEPVLAVSGLGPRAADRWGQQLGLRKVRLQGRGQLGTRLRRQLMHSHRHHRPCLVIGTDLPELNPDDVKQAVEHLERHDLVMGPASDGGYWLLGIGASLIRCPQHWPLIGIPWGGPTVLEATLREVRRQQLSCAFVPQRNDLDHWSDLRPWQG; the protein is encoded by the coding sequence ATGGTGCAGATCGTCGTGATGGCCCGCTGGCCATCACCCGGCCGATGCAAACGCCGCTTGAGCCGTGATCTCAACAATGAGCTGGGCTTGTCCAACAGCAGCGAGCGCGCCACAAGGATTCAGCGGCGGCTCACGCAGCACACCGCTGCGGTGGTGCGCGGCCTCGCCGGCGCAATGGAGATCGAGCCGGTGCTGGCGGTGAGCGGGCTCGGGCCCCGTGCGGCCGATCGCTGGGGGCAGCAGCTGGGGCTGAGGAAGGTGCGGCTTCAGGGGAGGGGGCAACTCGGCACCCGATTGCGACGGCAGTTGATGCACAGCCATCGCCATCACAGGCCCTGCCTTGTGATCGGCACGGATCTGCCCGAACTCAATCCCGATGACGTGAAGCAGGCCGTTGAGCACTTGGAACGGCATGATCTGGTGATGGGACCAGCCTCCGATGGGGGGTACTGGCTGCTGGGAATCGGCGCATCCCTGATCCGCTGCCCGCAGCATTGGCCGCTGATCGGCATTCCCTGGGGCGGCCCGACCGTGCTGGAAGCAACGCTGAGGGAGGTGCGCAGGCAACAGCTCTCATGCGCCTTCGTTCCCCAACGGAATGATCTGGATCACTGGAGCGATCTGAGGCCATGGCAGGGCTGA
- a CDS encoding TIGR04283 family arsenosugar biosynthesis glycosyltransferase, whose translation MAGLSVVIPTLEEASRLPLLLADLRRWPGELEVIVSDGGSRDQTREVALLAGATVLDSPKAGRGPQLRWGIDHSTHAWVLVLHADSRLPGTWHQKVGTVLNTPEAHLSAWHFDFNVDAERRPMLWLLERMVNLRSRWLQRPYGDQGLLIQRHLYERVGGYRPLALMEDLDLVERLSKVAPLRSLNCALITSGERWQKRSVLVQAWRNARLRCLWRQGRSTEQLLRIYRR comes from the coding sequence ATGGCAGGGCTGAGTGTTGTCATTCCAACCCTGGAGGAAGCCAGCAGGCTGCCGCTGCTGCTGGCGGATCTGCGGCGATGGCCGGGGGAGTTGGAGGTGATCGTCTCTGACGGCGGGAGCAGGGATCAAACCCGAGAGGTGGCGCTGCTGGCCGGTGCCACCGTGCTCGACAGCCCGAAAGCCGGACGTGGGCCACAGCTGCGCTGGGGCATTGACCACAGCACCCATGCCTGGGTGCTGGTGCTGCATGCCGACAGCCGACTCCCGGGGACTTGGCATCAAAAGGTAGGGACGGTTCTGAACACGCCGGAGGCTCACCTGAGCGCCTGGCACTTCGACTTCAACGTGGATGCGGAGAGGCGGCCGATGCTGTGGCTGCTGGAGCGAATGGTGAACCTGCGCAGCCGTTGGCTGCAGCGTCCCTATGGCGATCAGGGCCTGTTGATTCAGCGCCACCTGTATGAGCGCGTCGGCGGCTACCGGCCCCTGGCGCTGATGGAAGACCTGGACCTGGTGGAACGCCTGAGCAAGGTCGCGCCCCTGCGCTCATTGAACTGTGCCCTGATCACCAGCGGGGAGCGTTGGCAGAAGCGGAGCGTGCTGGTGCAGGCCTGGCGCAATGCCCGGCTGCGCTGTCTCTGGCGTCAGGGCCGATCAACGGAGCAGCTGTTGCGGATCTACCGGCGCTGA
- a CDS encoding GNAT family N-acetyltransferase: protein MIAPLPIPAESLLEQYGQGARLCTCANDQITLVFSQEYPFDLVELEQLLEAVGWSRRPIRRVRKALSHSLLKVGLWRHDPRVPRLVGFARCTGDGVFEATVWDVAVHPLYQGNGLGKQMMTYILEALDQMGTERVSLFADPGVVSFYQGQGWDLEPQDHRCAFWYAN, encoded by the coding sequence GTGATCGCTCCTCTCCCCATCCCAGCTGAGTCGCTGTTGGAGCAGTACGGCCAGGGGGCGCGTCTCTGCACCTGCGCCAATGACCAGATCACCTTGGTGTTCAGCCAGGAGTACCCCTTCGATCTGGTGGAGCTCGAGCAGTTGCTGGAAGCGGTGGGCTGGAGTCGCCGGCCGATTCGCCGGGTGCGTAAAGCGCTCAGCCACAGCCTGCTCAAAGTGGGGCTCTGGCGGCACGACCCCCGGGTGCCCCGTCTGGTGGGTTTTGCGCGCTGCACTGGGGATGGTGTTTTTGAAGCCACCGTCTGGGACGTCGCCGTGCATCCCCTCTACCAGGGAAATGGTCTGGGCAAGCAAATGATGACCTACATCCTCGAGGCTCTCGATCAGATGGGAACCGAGCGGGTCAGCCTGTTCGCGGATCCGGGCGTTGTCAGCTTCTACCAGGGCCAGGGCTGGGATCTCGAGCCCCAGGACCATCGCTGTGCCTTCTGGTATGCCAACTGA
- a CDS encoding ABC transporter ATP-binding protein codes for MGAVADWRRVRRLGRYLVRDRRRLLVALLLLLPLAFAGALQPVLLGQSVSVLRGEPSLPWLSGLSLSAIIWLYFVSVLLRLGLQGVQTFSIQAVGQRLTARIRDDLFEHSLSLSLRFHDRMPVGKLLTRLTSDVDALAEVFASGAVGVLSDLVSLLVLASTMLLIEWRLGLLLLFTQVPVTLAVLWLQRRYRKANYRVREELSQLNADFQENLQGLEVVQMYGRETVNSARFLSTGKNYRSAVNGTIFYDSSISAFLEWVALAAIALVLALGGLMVTNSAMGLGTLTTFILASQRLFDPLRQLAERFTQIQGGLTAVERIGELMEQPLEIAEAKGARPHLTGGGGEVIFENVSFGYRPDDPILRNLSFRIAPGEHVALVGPTGSGKSTIIRLLCRLYEPQQGRILLDGRDIRTIPMVDLRRELGVVLQDTFLFSGNVADNLRLNASVSDRELAQVCAELGLNDLLAKLPNGLETELRERGGNLSSGERQLLAVARVAIRNPTVLVMDEATAFMDPSTEATLQADLDRLLQKRTAIVIAHRLATVEASDRILVLRRGELIEEGTHRELRARGGLYAQLAELQERGLARL; via the coding sequence ATGGGAGCTGTCGCGGACTGGCGCCGGGTTCGTCGTCTGGGCCGGTATCTCGTGCGGGATCGCCGGCGTCTTCTGGTCGCCCTGCTTCTGCTGCTTCCCTTGGCCTTTGCGGGAGCACTGCAGCCTGTCCTGCTTGGGCAGTCCGTCAGCGTCCTTCGCGGAGAGCCCAGTCTTCCCTGGTTGTCGGGATTGAGTCTGTCCGCAATCATCTGGCTCTATTTCGTCTCGGTGTTGCTGCGGCTCGGCCTGCAGGGCGTGCAGACCTTCAGCATCCAGGCCGTCGGTCAACGGCTCACCGCGCGCATCCGCGATGACCTTTTCGAACATTCACTGTCGCTGTCCCTTCGCTTTCACGACCGCATGCCGGTGGGCAAGTTGCTCACAAGGCTGACCAGCGATGTGGATGCCCTGGCTGAGGTGTTTGCCAGTGGCGCCGTCGGGGTGCTCAGTGATCTGGTGAGCCTGTTGGTTCTGGCCTCAACGATGCTGTTGATCGAGTGGAGGCTGGGGCTGCTGTTGTTGTTCACGCAGGTGCCCGTCACCTTGGCCGTGCTTTGGCTGCAGCGCCGTTACCGGAAGGCCAATTACCGCGTGCGTGAGGAGCTCTCCCAGCTCAATGCCGATTTCCAAGAGAACCTTCAGGGCCTCGAGGTGGTTCAGATGTATGGCCGTGAAACGGTCAACAGCGCCCGCTTCCTGAGCACAGGCAAGAACTATCGCAGCGCTGTGAACGGAACGATCTTTTACGACAGCAGCATTTCAGCCTTCTTGGAATGGGTGGCTCTGGCAGCCATTGCCCTCGTTCTGGCACTTGGTGGCTTGATGGTGACCAATAGTGCGATGGGCCTAGGCACCCTCACCACATTCATCCTTGCTTCTCAGCGTCTGTTCGACCCTCTGCGGCAGCTGGCGGAGCGTTTCACCCAGATTCAGGGTGGGCTGACGGCTGTTGAACGCATTGGCGAGTTGATGGAGCAGCCCCTCGAGATCGCCGAGGCCAAGGGCGCTCGCCCTCACCTGACGGGTGGTGGTGGCGAGGTGATCTTTGAGAACGTGAGCTTTGGCTACAGGCCGGATGATCCGATCCTCCGCAACCTTTCCTTCCGAATCGCCCCCGGTGAGCATGTGGCGCTGGTGGGCCCCACGGGCTCCGGCAAAAGCACGATTATTCGTTTGCTGTGCCGCCTTTATGAACCCCAGCAGGGGCGCATTCTTCTTGATGGAAGGGACATCCGCACGATCCCGATGGTGGATCTTCGTCGTGAGCTGGGCGTCGTGCTTCAGGACACGTTCCTGTTCAGCGGCAATGTGGCCGACAATCTGCGGCTCAATGCTTCCGTGAGCGATCGAGAGCTGGCTCAGGTCTGTGCTGAGCTTGGTCTCAACGACCTGTTGGCCAAGCTTCCCAACGGACTGGAGACAGAGCTGCGCGAGCGGGGCGGCAATCTCTCCTCAGGTGAGCGTCAATTGCTGGCGGTGGCTCGGGTGGCGATCCGCAATCCAACGGTGTTGGTGATGGATGAAGCCACCGCCTTCATGGACCCTTCAACGGAGGCGACGCTCCAGGCTGATCTCGATCGTCTTCTGCAAAAGCGCACAGCCATCGTTATCGCCCATCGCCTCGCCACGGTGGAAGCCTCGGATCGCATCCTTGTGCTGCGCCGGGGCGAGCTGATCGAGGAGGGCACTCATCGCGAGCTCAGGGCCCGAGGTGGGCTCTATGCCCAGCTCGCCGAGTTGCAGGAACGGGGGTTGGCGCGTCTGTGA
- the hisG gene encoding ATP phosphoribosyltransferase: protein MITVALAKGALLKDSVARFAAAGLDFSAVLDKDNRQLMVPTPCGRARALLVRNGDVPTYVAYGQAQLGVVGYDVLKEHQLPVAQLVDLGFGGCRMAVAVQESSGYTRAADLPPHCRVASKFTHCAREYFDALDLPVELVHLNGSVELGPITGMSEAIVDLVATGRTLRDNGLIAIEDLFQSTARLVGHPLSIRLDNGPLSSIVEAIRAATPVGSFS, encoded by the coding sequence ATGATCACCGTCGCGTTGGCCAAAGGAGCGCTGCTCAAAGACTCGGTGGCCCGCTTTGCAGCCGCTGGTCTTGATTTCTCCGCTGTTCTGGACAAGGACAACCGTCAGCTGATGGTGCCCACCCCTTGCGGGCGCGCTAGGGCCCTGCTGGTTCGCAACGGAGATGTGCCCACCTATGTGGCCTATGGCCAAGCACAGCTGGGGGTCGTGGGTTACGACGTGCTCAAGGAGCACCAGCTGCCCGTCGCGCAATTGGTGGACCTTGGCTTTGGCGGCTGCCGCATGGCTGTGGCGGTCCAAGAGAGCAGTGGTTACACCCGTGCCGCTGATCTGCCCCCCCATTGCCGGGTGGCCAGCAAATTCACCCACTGCGCTCGGGAATATTTTGATGCCCTCGACCTTCCCGTTGAGTTGGTGCACCTCAATGGCTCGGTGGAGCTGGGGCCAATCACGGGAATGTCGGAAGCGATTGTCGACCTGGTGGCCACCGGTCGAACCCTGCGGGACAACGGCTTGATTGCCATTGAAGACCTCTTCCAGTCCACGGCTCGATTGGTGGGGCATCCCCTGTCCATTCGCCTGGACAACGGTCCCCTGTCATCCATCGTCGAAGCGATTCGCGCAGCAACACCCGTCGGGAGCTTCAGCTGA
- the gloB gene encoding hydroxyacylglutathione hydrolase, producing the protein MHSSLHALPVLQDNVIWIWVRGAEAVVIDPAVAPPVQAWLEERRLNLAAVLQTHHHADHIGGTPDLLNRWPQASVIASADDRERIPFQTMPVRDGDHITVLGEEVEVLDVAAHTRAHIAFFIPNAEGDEIGPLLFCGDTLFSGGCGRLFEGSAEQMHQALQKLAELPEATKVCCAHEYTESNLQWAVEQRPNDTVLADRYQEVQSLRAKGALSLPSSIGVERRTNLFMQASSAAELAVLRQDKDQWRPA; encoded by the coding sequence ATGCATTCCTCACTTCATGCCTTACCGGTGCTCCAGGACAACGTGATCTGGATCTGGGTGAGGGGCGCGGAGGCCGTGGTGATCGACCCCGCCGTTGCGCCGCCGGTGCAGGCGTGGCTGGAAGAACGGCGGTTGAACCTGGCCGCCGTTTTGCAGACCCATCACCATGCCGACCACATCGGCGGCACACCGGACTTGCTGAACCGTTGGCCCCAAGCTTCGGTGATTGCCTCCGCTGATGACCGGGAGCGGATTCCGTTCCAGACCATGCCGGTGCGGGATGGGGACCACATCACTGTTCTTGGGGAAGAGGTGGAGGTGCTGGATGTAGCGGCCCACACCAGAGCCCACATCGCTTTCTTCATCCCGAACGCGGAGGGCGACGAGATCGGACCCTTGCTGTTCTGCGGGGACACGCTGTTCAGCGGGGGCTGCGGCCGCTTGTTTGAAGGCAGCGCTGAACAGATGCATCAGGCTCTACAGAAGCTGGCCGAACTTCCCGAGGCCACGAAGGTGTGTTGTGCCCACGAGTACACCGAGTCCAATCTGCAATGGGCCGTTGAGCAACGCCCCAACGACACGGTTTTGGCTGATCGTTACCAAGAGGTGCAGAGCCTTCGCGCCAAAGGCGCCCTAAGCCTGCCCAGCAGCATCGGCGTGGAACGCCGCACCAACCTGTTTATGCAGGCCAGTTCAGCCGCGGAGTTGGCCGTGCTGCGCCAGGACAAGGATCAGTGGCGGCCGGCATGA
- a CDS encoding RidA family protein — protein sequence MIVVTAVQKHPMSAKAITTQDAPAPVGPYNQAVLAGEWLYCSGQIPLDPATGEMVGNGDVAAETHQVLNNLCAVLKEAGATPAQVVRTTVFLADLGDFQTVNGIYAEVFGKGVSPARACVQVAALPKGARVEIDCVAWLGS from the coding sequence ATGATCGTGGTGACTGCTGTTCAGAAGCACCCCATGAGCGCCAAGGCCATCACCACTCAAGACGCCCCTGCACCGGTTGGGCCTTACAACCAAGCGGTGCTTGCCGGCGAGTGGCTCTATTGCTCCGGGCAGATTCCACTGGATCCAGCCACCGGCGAGATGGTGGGCAACGGTGATGTGGCGGCGGAAACACATCAGGTGCTGAACAACCTCTGTGCTGTGTTGAAGGAAGCCGGCGCTACCCCTGCTCAGGTGGTGCGCACCACGGTCTTCTTGGCCGACCTGGGCGATTTCCAAACCGTCAATGGCATCTATGCCGAGGTGTTTGGTAAGGGGGTCAGCCCAGCTCGCGCCTGCGTGCAGGTGGCGGCCCTCCCCAAGGGAGCACGGGTGGAAATCGACTGCGTCGCCTGGCTCGGCAGCTGA
- a CDS encoding DUF3136 domain-containing protein has protein sequence MPQAKLTIGELEAGYPMYCKALRRLLQQGKTAQDIERTVCWGHLETLNRCLPTRYKSPSYLLALIRRDLENPKED, from the coding sequence ATGCCTCAGGCGAAACTCACCATCGGTGAACTAGAGGCGGGATATCCGATGTATTGCAAGGCGCTGCGGCGTCTCCTCCAGCAAGGAAAAACTGCACAGGACATTGAGCGCACCGTCTGCTGGGGGCACCTAGAAACGCTGAACCGCTGCCTGCCAACCCGCTACAAATCGCCCTCCTACCTGCTGGCCCTGATCCGACGCGATCTGGAGAATCCAAAAGAAGATTAA
- the lexA gene encoding transcriptional repressor LexA — MTRAPQEPLTTAQQELYDWLADYIGSHRHSPSIRQMMQAMGLRSPAPIQSRLRHLQQKGWITWQEGQARTLQLLGDMVGVAGIPVLGAVAAGGLVTAFDDVQEHLDLAPVLETRGLFALTVNGDSMVDSHIADGDVVLMEPVQDPQRLRNGTVVSALVAGSGTTLKHFHRQGATVVLEAANPAYQPIELPAEQVEVQGRLVAVWRQV; from the coding sequence GTGACCCGTGCCCCCCAGGAGCCCCTCACCACTGCTCAGCAAGAGCTTTACGACTGGCTGGCGGACTACATCGGCAGCCATCGCCACAGCCCTTCCATCCGCCAGATGATGCAGGCGATGGGGCTGCGCTCTCCTGCGCCGATCCAGAGTCGGTTGCGCCATCTTCAGCAGAAGGGATGGATCACCTGGCAGGAAGGCCAGGCGCGCACCTTGCAGCTCTTGGGCGACATGGTCGGTGTCGCTGGGATTCCTGTGCTTGGCGCAGTTGCGGCGGGTGGCCTTGTGACGGCTTTTGATGATGTTCAGGAGCATCTCGACCTGGCACCGGTGCTGGAGACCCGTGGCCTGTTTGCCCTGACGGTGAACGGAGATTCGATGGTCGACTCCCACATCGCCGATGGTGATGTGGTGTTGATGGAGCCGGTTCAGGATCCCCAGCGGCTTCGCAACGGCACCGTGGTGAGTGCTCTGGTTGCCGGCAGCGGCACCACGCTCAAGCACTTTCATCGCCAGGGGGCGACGGTGGTTCTTGAAGCTGCCAACCCTGCCTATCAACCGATTGAGCTCCCCGCCGAACAGGTGGAGGTGCAGGGTCGCTTGGTTGCTGTCTGGAGGCAGGTCTAA
- a CDS encoding DUF427 domain-containing protein, with amino-acid sequence MQATLNGTVLAESDDIVMVDGNPYFPREAMNAEFFRDSRLTTVCGWKGTARYWDVVVGDQVITNVVWAYDCPKPDAEKIRERFAFYRNKGVTLV; translated from the coding sequence ATGCAGGCGACCTTGAACGGCACGGTGCTTGCTGAGAGCGACGACATCGTGATGGTGGATGGCAATCCCTACTTCCCCCGTGAAGCGATGAATGCGGAGTTCTTTCGTGACTCGAGACTCACCACCGTCTGCGGCTGGAAGGGAACGGCCCGTTACTGGGATGTGGTGGTTGGCGATCAAGTGATCACCAATGTGGTGTGGGCCTACGACTGCCCAAAGCCCGATGCCGAAAAGATCCGCGAGCGCTTTGCCTTCTACCGAAACAAGGGTGTGACGCTGGTCTGA
- the argF gene encoding ornithine carbamoyltransferase, protein MATASAGVAAVLSPLCGRDFLSSADCSAEETAALLDLAAQLKSGDRRIDLGNRVLGLIFSKASTRTRVSFQVAMARLGGQTVDLNPSVTQLGRGEPLEDTARVLSRYCDVLAIRTFAQQELVDYAHWASVPVINALTDLEHPCQALADFLTMQEAHGALAGQTLAYVGDGNNVAHSLMLCGALLGVNVRIGCPEGFEPLPGVLEQAQSLAQHGASIEVVSDPGEAVAGAQAVYTDVWASMGQEAEQAQREQAFAGFCVDQGLMDKAAADAIVLHCLPAHRGEEISAEVMEGTASRIFDQAENRLHAQQALLAVLMGGL, encoded by the coding sequence ATGGCTACCGCTTCTGCGGGCGTTGCTGCTGTCCTGTCTCCGCTGTGCGGACGTGACTTCCTCTCCTCAGCGGATTGTTCGGCTGAGGAAACAGCAGCGTTGCTGGACCTAGCCGCACAACTGAAGAGCGGCGATCGTCGGATCGATCTCGGTAACCGTGTGCTGGGTCTGATTTTCAGCAAGGCCTCCACTCGAACCCGTGTGAGTTTTCAGGTGGCCATGGCCCGCCTCGGCGGCCAGACGGTGGATCTCAATCCTTCTGTCACCCAGCTCGGCCGCGGCGAGCCGCTTGAAGACACGGCCAGGGTTCTCAGCCGTTACTGCGATGTGCTGGCGATTCGCACCTTCGCTCAGCAGGAACTGGTGGACTACGCCCACTGGGCTTCGGTGCCGGTGATCAATGCCCTCACCGATCTGGAGCATCCCTGCCAGGCCCTGGCGGACTTCCTCACCATGCAGGAAGCTCATGGTGCGCTTGCCGGCCAGACCCTGGCGTATGTGGGTGATGGAAACAACGTTGCTCATTCCTTGATGCTCTGCGGTGCGTTGTTGGGGGTGAATGTGCGGATCGGCTGCCCTGAGGGCTTCGAGCCGTTGCCGGGCGTGCTTGAACAGGCCCAATCCCTGGCGCAGCATGGTGCCTCGATTGAGGTGGTGAGCGATCCAGGTGAAGCGGTGGCGGGTGCCCAGGCCGTCTATACCGATGTTTGGGCTTCCATGGGTCAGGAAGCCGAACAGGCGCAGCGGGAGCAGGCCTTCGCTGGCTTCTGTGTGGATCAAGGCCTGATGGACAAGGCGGCAGCCGATGCGATTGTTTTGCACTGCCTGCCGGCCCATCGCGGTGAGGAAATCAGCGCTGAGGTGATGGAAGGAACGGCGAGCCGCATTTTTGATCAAGCGGAAAACCGCCTGCATGCGCAGCAAGCTCTGTTGGCGGTGTTGATGGGTGGTTTGTAG